In the genome of Megalops cyprinoides isolate fMegCyp1 chromosome 7, fMegCyp1.pri, whole genome shotgun sequence, one region contains:
- the LOC118780264 gene encoding taste receptor type 1 member 1: METSDVPPEVKVRTRHALIRAERLMTPRTRRRSRPDLSLRGDYNIAGLFPLYNTQEGDNSLPVLGHCNEGTINKHGYHLMQAMRFAVEEINNGTRDRQLLPGVTLGYQVYDVCSLSADTLATIELLAQRYGQPCSDCSEEDLSAVGVIGPDSSSFAFIPAAVLGSDLVPQISYEASNEMLSNKYLYPAFFRTIPSDKNQVNAMIELLRRFEWTWIALLGSDNDYGLQGMQSLSELAPHYDICIAYQAVIPAYTDGTRAQIQQMVTKIIHTRVNTIVVFSSKRIVSGFFRMVIEQNVTGKVWIGTEDWSVATLVSGIPGIRTIGTVLGTSVKYTPFSGFQAFEDLSGLIAEQNANKSVSWNGTCVQSVTCLQDSDLITFTSKAFPLEKYDITSSFNVYKAVYALAHSLHSLLDCDSGECKTVDIQPWQLLQKLKQVNFSIGETLVYFDKNGDPPTGYDIVTWDWMGDSWALRVVGAYSPNPTYLEIDANGVHWNSAGPGLVPQSRCSPDCPPGYRKLQTGQHKCCFDCQACPAATFLNKSGDTSCQPCQISEWSLPKSEVCLQRTVAYLPWDDPLAVALLVMLALTELLIVGTALTFLLHLGTPVVKSAGGRTCLVMLTSLAAAASSGLCHFGVPSGPACLLKQSLFVLSFTVCLACVAVRSFQLVCIFKFSNKLPRAYGTWARNNGPQAVILVVSGVECLISLLRLLLDPPQPSQEYSFYADKVILECSKTLSAGAVVELGYVALLSTLCFCLSYLGKDLPANYSEAKCITFSLLLYMISWISFFTVYCVHRDKYVMAMQVAAILASVLGILGGYFMPKVYIILLRPQMNTTGHFQNCIQMYTMTKE; this comes from the exons CCCAGAGGTCAAAGTGAGAACCAGGCACGCGCTCATCAGAGCCGAGCGTCTCATGACGCCCCGCACCC GGCGGCGCTCACGCCCCGATCTCAGCCTGCGGGGAGATTACAACATCGCAGGTCTCTTCCCCCTGTATAACACGCAGGAGGGTGACAACAGCCTCCCTGTGCTCGGACACTGCAACGA GGGCACAATTAACAAACACGGCTACCATCTGATGCAAGCCATGCGGTTCGCTGTGGAAGAAATAAACAACGGCACAAGAGACAGGCAGCTGCTACCGGGAGTCACGCTGGGTTACCAAGTCTACGATGTCTGCTCCCTGTCGGCCGACACGCTGGCCACCATCGAGCTGCTGGCCCAGCGGTACGGGCAGCCCTGCAGCGATTGCTCCGAGGAGGACCTCAGTGCTGTGGGGGTCATCGGTccagacagcagcagttttGCCTTCATTCCTGCAGCTGTCCTGGGCTCTGATCTGGTGCCTCAG ATATCCTACGAGGcttcaaatgaaatgctgagCAATAAGTATTTGTACCCGGCATTCTTTCGCACAATCCCCAGTGACAAAAACCAGGTGAACGCCATGATTGAGCTGCTGCGCAGGTTCGAGTGGACGTGGATAGCTCTTCTCGGGAGTGACAATGACTACGGTCTGCAAGGCATGCAAAGCCTGTCTGAGCTAGCACCACACTATGACATCTGTATCGCCTATCAGGCAGTGATTCCGGCGTACACGGACGGTACGCGGGCGCAGATCCAGCAGATGGTCACAAAGATCATCCACACCCGGGTGAACACCATTGTTGTCTTCTCCAGCAAGCGAATCGTGAGCGGCTTTTTCCGAATGGTCATTGAACAGAATGTGACGGGTAAAGTGTGGATCGGGACGGAGGATTGGTCAGTGGCCACGCTGGTGTCGGGTATCCCTGGCATCCGCACCATCGGGACCGTCCTGGGGACATCGGTCAAATACACCCCATTTTCCGGCTTCCAGGCCTTCGAGGACCTCTCTGGGCTGATCGCTGAGCAAAATGCCAACAAGTCTGTGAGTTGGAATGGCACATGTGTCCAGAGTGTGACGTGCCTGCAAGACTCTGACCTCATAACATTTACCTCTAAAGCCTTCCCACTGGAGAAGTATGATATCACATCCTCTTTTAATGTGTACAAGGCTGTCTATGCCCTGGCCCACTCCCTCCACTCGCTGCTAGACTGTGACTCGGGGGAATGCAAAACTGTGGATATACAACCATggcag CTTCTGCAGAAATTGAAGCAGGTCAATTTTTCTATTGGGGAAACATTAGTATATTTTGACAAGAATGGGGACCCCCCTACGGGTTATGACATAGTCACGTGGGATTGGATGGGGGACAGTTGGGCGCTGCGTGTCGTGGGAGCATACAGTCCGAACCCCACCTACCTGGAGATTGATGCTAACGGAGTCCATTGGAACTCCGCTGGACCAGGTCTG GTCCCCCAGTCCAGGTGCTCACCTGACTGTCCTCCGGGTTACAGGAAGTTACAGACTGGACAGCACAAATGCTGCTTTGACTGCCAGGCGTGCCCAGCGGCTACTTTCCTCAACAAGAGCG GTGACACCAGCTGCCAGCCCTGCCAGATCAGCGAGTGGTCCCTGCCAAAGAGCGAGGTGTGTCTCCAAAGGACGGTGGCATACCTCCCGTGGGACGACCCCTTGGCAGTGGCCCTGCTCGTGATGCTGGCCCTGACGGAGCTGTTGATCGTGGGCACCGCCCTGACCTTTCTGCTCCACCTCGGCACGCCGGTGGTGAAGTCGGCGGGCGGGAGGACCTGCCTGGTGATGCTGACCTCGCTGGCGGCGGCGGCCAGCAGCGGGCTGTGCCACTTCGGCGTGCCCTCCGGCCCCGCCTGCCTGCTGAAGCAGTCCCTCTTCGTCCTCAGCTTCACCGTGTGCCTGGCCTGCGTGGCCGTGCGCTCCTTCCAGCTCGTCTGCATCTTCAAGTTCTCCAACAAGCTGCCCCGGGCCTACGGCACCTGGGCCAGGAACAACGGGCCTCAGGCGGTTATCCTGGTCGTGTCCGGGGTGGAGTGCCTCATCTCCCTGCTCCGCTTGCTCCTGGACCCCCCGCAGCCATCCCAGGAGTACAGCTTCTACGCAGACAAGGTCATCTTGGAGTGCAGCAAGACCCTCTCTGCGGGGGCTGTCGTGGAGCTGGGGTACGTGGCCCTGCTCAGCACTCTCTGTTTCTGCCTCAGCTACCTGGGCAAAGACCTGCCGGCCAACTACAGCGAGGCCAAGTGCATCACCTTCAGCCTCCTCCTCTACATGATCTCCTGGATCAGCTTCTTCACCGTCTACTGTGTCCACAGGGACAAGTACGTCATGGCCATGCAGGTGGCAGCCATACTGGCCAGCGTGCTCGGCATTCTGGGAGGATATTTCATGCCCAAGGTCTACATCATCCTGCTCAGGCCCCAGATGAACACCACCGGCCATTTCCAGAACTGCATTCAGATGTACACCATGACCAAGGAATGA